The Aspergillus fumigatus Af293 chromosome 3, whole genome shotgun sequence region GAGCGCGTAGACAACATGCAACAAAAGGCATGAGTCCCAGAATGGAAGGCGGTCAGAGCCCACAAGTAGATCGGAGATATCAGATTGGGATGCCGACAACTTTTTTTGGCCTGCATTGGAGGACTTCGCGAAATATATTGaaggtcttctccagcaataACAACCATCATGTCAGCTGCAACAGATAAAGCACGCTTTTACCTGGAGCAGTCGGTACCAGAACTCAAGGAGtttgagaagaaaaaaaTTTTTAGCAAGGTGCGAGTCCTCAACCCGCCATTTCACAAAACATGGCCACTCATAATGCTCGAAATTATTAGGATGAGATTCTATCCATTGTCAAGAGACGTTCGGATTTCGAGCACAAACTGAATGCTCGCGGCGCTCAGCCATCCGACTTTGTGCGATACGCAGAATATGAGATGAATCTTGATGCTCTGCGACGCAAAAGAGTGAAGCGACTAGGTATTCGGTCTGGAGGCCACTCGGGCCAAAGAcggatcttcttcattctcgATCGAGCTACTCGGAAGTTCCATGGCGATCTCGGCCTATGGATTCAGTATATTGAGTATGCCCGTCAGCAGAAGGCGTACAAGAAGCTTACGACAATATTTACGGATGCTTTACGACTTCACCCTACCAGCGTGGACCTATGGATCTATGCAGCACAATACAATCTGGATGATCATGCAGATATGACAATGGCGCGAACCTATATGCAGAGAGGTCTGAGATTTTGCAAGAGCTCAAGGAAACTGTGGCTGCACTATGCGAAACTCGAGTTGATCTACATCGCCAAGCTTGTCGCTCGACAGCGGATATTGGGCTTGGACCAGAAGATTGAAACGACTAACCCGGCTGAAGGGTCTGGATTCGATGACCCTAATGCCGATATGATCGCTTTACCTAAAATTACCGGGGAAGATATCAACCCTAGCgccggagatgaagacggaGTTGATCATGTTGCTCTGGAAAAATTGAACTCGACGCCTGCTTTGAGCGGCGCGGTCCCGCTGGCCGTCTTTGATACAGCGATGAAGAACTTCAACAACGATGACCGCTTCGGCCACGAATTCTACGACATGGTCTCCGAATTCGAAGACCTACCGTGCCTGCGCAAGATCTTGGGACATGTAGTTGAGGTGATGTCGCAGCACAAACCAAACAGCTACCATACGCATATCTGCAACATCAAATACCCAACTGCTGGGATCCGACCGACATCTGCCGAGTTTCCTCGGGCACTGCGTGGATCTCTTGCGCATTTGAAGGAGCACCGGCAAGATCCAAATGTCGCTAAGGAGGTGGTCAGCTGGCTGCAACCATTCCAGAAGATAGAGGACTTGGACCCTGCTTTGCAAAAGGTCATCGCTGCCACCATTCACAATGCCGAGCGGGTCCTTCAGCAGGAGTAGACGTTGCATCTTCGGTTCTTTATTGCAGGCGTTCCTCAGGGTTGTTTAGGGTCCATaagcaaagaaagacgaaGCTTGTCCTCTCTTTCATGGTGTTTAAAAGTTAGCTTCCTATCACTCATCATACTTATTACCCCgtctgttgctcttcttgctgctgtgCAGTTTCTTTGCCTTGATTCTGGCCTCGTTTTCAGCCTTTTTCCTGTTGCAATTGTGAGAACTGTTCAATATCCTGTAGATAATGCATATCAAGGAAGGTGTCCTACAATTTCTGCACTTTTTCCCGCTGCTCTTCAGATGTTTCTCCGGGAATCACATCTTCTGCAGTCGTTTTCAACAAACGGTGGAGCTTTTCATAGCAGGACTCCACGTTAGCGGCCTGTTTCCGTGACTCCTCAGACTGGATAACCAGCATCTGTGTTCTGTCGGCGTAGTAACGGGATGACCggagatgaggatggaggatCCGCGGCACCAGAGGCAGGAGAGACTGGAGGGGTACTTTCAATGTGGCTTTTGAGTTTACCCTATTGGGGAAATGCGATGAGATGTTAGTCTACTACTGAGGTGTACGTTCCGAGTGCTCTGACATGGTCTTAGCCAGTCAAATCAGGCTTGATCATTCAATGATCTTAGTGCAGGATAAAACTACAGGGCAGAGGAACGGACTTGTTGACATTTTGACCGCCAGGACCCCCGGACCGGCTAAAGGAAATCTCGCAGATGTCACGAGGGATAGTGACTGTCTTTGAATTGAACTTGTTAAGCCACTCCCGGGCTGCGGTGAGGTCCTTTTCGTCTGGCTCGGCGGTGGTATGGTTGGTATCGCGTGCGTTGTTGGCGGCTGCTCGTCTAGAAGCAAAGGTTCTTGTTATGGTGGGACCGGCGGGGGCTTTGCTGAAAAATTGGAGGAGTCGGGCTCTCATATCTCGTGACAGTTTGAAATTTTTTCCCcccctctttttttctttgaccGAGGGTTCTAGTCTTTGACCGATTGGTAAGGTAGGCACGGTGTGCAGTGTAATTCAGTAGTTGCACTTGTGTAGTAGTAGATTAAGGTAAAGCAAAGTAGACTAGAAAGACATCGAATAGAAGGCGGAGAGTGAAACCATTGGCAGCTCTTGAAATCAAATGACCTCTGGAGACAAATCGATCCTCGGCCAGGGGTATGAAAGTCGCCTGTAGAGGACTCACCTAATCCCGAGGAATCTTTAAAAATAGACTATTGTCGGGATAGGTTGAACGGAGTCCACGACGAGAAAAAAGCACGCACAAGTCTGTGTGTTTCTTAACCACTACCACGGCTTTGGTCTAGAAACTCCGGTAAGAATGTCACATTTGGTactttgaagccatcgaaaCAATGTTTCCCTTCCTAACCATCCAGGAAGGGAGAACCCAGGAGAGGAGCGGGAATACTCCGTGATGGATGGTTCTGGACCTTTGGACAGTACGGAATGACAGGTTTTAGTTACAAGGGTAGGACATGGCACTAGGTAGTTGGGCTAGATGGGGGACCTTAAGAACCTTATGGATAGCTCCCTGTTTCAGCAATAATGCTTccaatacggagtagatccAGATGGTTCTTGGTTTAACACTAGAATTAAGGACCCCTCCAGTCAGAGCTTAGCAAGAGAGTCTGAGCATCCCACATTGGCTCTCAGCAATCATGCACACTCGGTAGGTGATGGACTAGGCTACGAACTATCAAGATTCACAGAAGGTAGTTCCTGCTATTCCTCTTTGATGATGGGGACCAGGGTAATATATTGGTAGAAACTCCAAACCACGAGACTTTTCCTTCATAATTTTTGTACTCGCTTTTCTTACCGAGAATTTCCTCTCCTTACTGCGTAGTACTGTTGTCTCCAGGTGTTGGAGTAGACGGCTCGTTGAAGTCCGACCAACTGTGCTGCTGGTGATCAAGTCATCCATTTCAAAAAATCCCTGTTATCACCTCATTTGCTTCCGTCATCCCCAACTTCTCCGTCAAGCGGAATCAACCCACAACTCATCTCCATCCTTAAttcatttcctcctcaaTATCACACACAcattttctctctctccacaatctcttcatctgctgcaaGAAAGGCCTCCATGTGTGCTCTCTCCAACTGAGTTTGGAccctcttgttcttctcctcttcacGCTTCCGCCTTACCGCCCTGGGatcagaagagaaaaaaaaagagagaaaaaaacAGAAAGAAGGGCCCAGTGCTTTTTGCGACGATAGCCCCACTCGAGCTAATTTGGCTGCGAAATCTTCCCCCTCTCATCACTTTTTGGCCCCGTCGCAGTCTCTTGCGGTATTTGTAGATGAAAGTGATCCACCCTGCCTGCTGTCTACATGACGCCGGGTTCTCCAGATGAAGCTCTTCACTTTCGAGGCAAAACTCTGACTCCAGAGAGCCCTCGTCCGCTACACGTCGCGGAACCGACCAAGATCCCTGTGCTGCAGAACCAAATGGACCCGGTGTTCAATGATACGTCGACTTATTTTGACACGCCCTTGTCAGACCTTGAAAATGGTTCCCAGATGCACCATCAAAATGGACACTATGCAGAATCGGAGAACGTGACGAGGTATCAGGCGctggatcatcatcactaTCAAGAATACCATCAACCACCACCGTCGTCGACACAAACACAAGGTAGCTTTCACACTGGTTCTTTGCAGGCGGATGATCAATCAGTGGACAAGAAAAATGAGACTTCACTTTCTGCGGGGACAGCAACTGCTAAGCCTTCCCTTCCATCAAATCAATCCGCAGTAGCAGACGAGGATTCCTCTACTGCGCCGGCCATAGCAGCAAACTCATCTCTAACTGTTCTTCCTTCGTCAGATCCTGCTGCCCCTCTAGCTCACCCTAACCCCGATGTCCCTCCCTCTGCCTCCTCTCAGGCTGCCCAGATCCTGCCCGTCGCGAACGAGGTAAATCACGCCGTGGCCAGCTGGGCTGCGCAGTCGGCACCGCATGATCGCTTAGATTACCAAGCCAAACCCGAAGATAATACTGGTGAGGGTGGTGTGGACTTCCAAAACCTCCTCGataatcttcctcctccctctaCCGCCGCTCCGTCTCCTCCCCTACCCTCAGAGACTGCCCCTTCGTCTGCGGACGACGTCTCTGAAGCTCCTCAAGGCCTCCCCCCTCGTCCCCCGCCCCAGGAGAAGCCCTCTATCCATCCTAATTACCATCCCACCGATGATATCCGCTCGTATCATCAACTCCACCCTCACCCTGCCAGCACTTCCACTACCTACCCTTCCCAGCAAAGTAATTATCAGTCCAACCTAGGACTTCCTTCCTTGGCCGCTTCCGGCGCTCCTGGAACCGCCTCGGGTGCCAGCTCGTTGCCTCCACCACCTGGTCCCAGCTTCCAGCAACCGGCCCCCTCAACCGCCGAATCGTCTCAGGAGCCCCCCGCAACGGCAGCTTCTCCGAATGGTCGCATCGAGAAGCCGGTCGGCCGTGTCGTCAAACCCGGAGACGAAGATGTTCCGTGGGGCCCAGACGTACAGAAGAAATATGACCAATTTCTACATGATGAGAGAGTGTACGTAACTGAGGGACTTTGGGATCGCTTCCCAGCGGGGTCCCGGTTGTTCGTGGGTTAGTATTCTGCCACTTCTATTGGAGCCTTTGGTGTTTGATCTTATCTAATCCTTGCTGGCAATCCAGGTAATCTACCGACGGAGAGGGTCACAAAACGGGATTTGTTTCATATCTTTCACCAATACGGCAAACTGGCCCAGATATCGATTAAGCAAGCCTACGGTTTTATCCAATTCGTCGACGCCTCCGCCTGCAAGCATGCGCTCGATTGTGAGCAAGGAGCTGTGGTAAGGGGTAGGAAAATTCGTAAGTTGGCACTGCGGTCCCTGCGAATATTCGGGCCTGGGTTGACTCTGCCTTACGCAGACCTTGAGATTTCAAAACCACAGAGGAATACTCGGGCAGGACCACCGCCACCTGAACCATCTCGTGGTGCTCCACCCCGGCGGTCCAGGTCCCCGGAATACAGCAGAGGCGGACCTCCCAGCAGCCGTAATACGAGGGCTTCGGGAGATCGCTATGATCGACCTTACGAGTCAGGTAGAGTCCCATTTAGTGACTTTAGAGATGAGCCGAACCACCGCAGACGCGACGATTATCGACCCCCTCCACGATCGCCATCTCCACGTCCGttccgaggaagagatgggTACAGATCTCGGGATAGAACTCCTGAACGGTACGATCGTCGTGAGAGACGCCGTTCTCGGTCACCATATGGAAGAGACAGACGGTATCGGACTCCTAGCCCCAGGGGCCGCAGCGCATACGACAGTGATTCGGACTTGCCAGTGCCCAGGAGAGCCCCGCGAGACGTCCCGGAAGTGCAGATTTTggttcttgaagaagttgaccGGTAGGTTATATCGTGTAGCTGAAACCTTCCTCGATGGTGCAATTCTGATGTTTCTTTTCAGTAACTTCATCTTCCATGTGGAGAATGCCTTCCGCAATCGAGGCCTTCGGGTGGATGTCCTGGTGTTGGGTCCTCGCATACCACTGAACGCGGCAGTTCAGCGGCAGATCAAAGAAGGGGTTCTCGCTGTTGTGAGACTGTCTCGTCCGAACCAATTCTCGAGGAAGATTCCTTTGCAGGTCTTTGACCGCAGTGGTGGGCCAGACAATGTTCGCTTCAATGGTCAGTAGCCTTGTTTCCTTGTTTCCAGTCATCTCTGTGCACGCAACTTCTTATGCTTATGGATTTTGTACAGAATATCCAGAAGTCGAGCCCAACATCGCCGCCGAGATCATATTTCATGCCCAAGCCATGCAGCGCGGTGCTACTTCACTTCCTTTCCAACCCAATCCAGCATTTGCAATGCCGTCACTTCCCACCGCGCCCATTCCTCAAGCACCATTGCCGGCGGTTCCTGCGTCTTCCAATGTCGCTAATGTGATTTCGTCTCTTGATGGGCCTACCCTTCAGTCTCTCTTGAGTGCACTGCAGCAGCGACAGCAACAACCCGTTCCCGCTGCACAGCCCTTTACAGCTGGCAACATGCCTCATACCACTGCAGATCTCGCAAGCCTTTTGAGCGGAGCAACGCGGCCACCTATTCCTACGAACCCTCAACAACACCTGCCTCCGCAGTACTCGGTACCAGTCACCAATGCTCCGGTAGTTCCGGATCCTAATTTGATCTCTTTGCTTACCAAGGGCCTGGGTGGACAACAgcaaccacagcagcagaacCTGGCGACTGTGAATCCTCACGTTCAAAACATTATGAATCAGTTAAGCAAGTGGAAACAATGATCCACCATAATTCCTTTAGATGTGCATCTCCACCTTTCTATCTTTTCTCTTCGTTTGCTTGTGTTCTGAAATTTCGGAATACCTGGAGCTTGGCGTTTCGTTTACGAATATCCGTTGAATTGATTAGTCATGGGATGAACTGGCCTTGTCCACGGTTTTTATGGCTGGTTGTTGGCTTTGATGCTACTtttctgttttctttttttaaGACATTGCGACAGGAGTGCAGGGTTATTCTTTCGAGGCATTCAAAGGTTAGATATGGCAGGAAATGACTTCTGCGTCTGGGTTGTCACGACATCTTTATGGATTACCTCTTACTCTAATCTCACTGCATTGAGCGAACCCACCGCTCGAGTAGGCAATGGGACGATATTGACCTTCGGCTGCTGCGCATAACTGGGTAGAAACAGATATTGTACAAGATCTCATTCAACAGTCGTTATGAGAGGCGATATAATGTGATATAGTACACTCATAATAAGtagtctctttttcttcttctcttttccttttttcaTCTCAGCGATAGCACACGCCTCACCTCGGCGTCCACCCTTGTGCCTTGAGATCCGCAACCTTGGCcgcatcttccttcttgatgcGCTCGATTGTCTTGTCTCGGTTATACTCCATTACCCGCTTCTCTTTGAAGTATTTGACCTATGAAGAACAAGGATTAGAAAGCTATCTCCCGCTGTTCAAGCCTGGGAGGAGATACATACCCAAGCTTTCGCACACGACCCCTCAAACTGCGCCAGTTCCTTCCCGCATTGACGCCGCGCCTTATTATCTTCTTTGATCGAGTCGATGATGTTGCTTTTGTCCAGACAGGAGAAGAACAGATCCCGGCCTTCCCAGCACTTTTCGCGAGAGCTCCGGTCGGGGGCTATGCGGCCGCCGTCGGAGGCTTTGGTGGAGTCGTCGGAGGACCAAGGGAGCCAGCCCATTTTGATCAAGGTATAATAGATGAGATTTGAATGGGAATATGGATACAGCGGAAGAATAGTGAGAAGTAGAATCGTCGCGAATGTGATCTGAAGGTAGGAAATGGATGTCTTCAATTCCACTGGGGATTCCGCACTGGTGGCTCCGCGTGGCTTGTTGGTTGTGGCGCTAACATTTGCTGGGACAGCTTCAAGTTGTCTTCTGactctcatcatcatttgaCTCGACTTTGGGAATCCAACAGCCCAAGTCACAAGAATAATGCTTGCTACTGCCTATGAAATACATAGGTGAACCTGCATCTACTGGAATACTTCGCTTGCACTTCCAAAAGTCTGTTTCCAGACTGTTCAGCCCGCTCGCTTGTTCTCAAAGAATATTTGGATCACCACCAGGGTCGACACATTATCGATAGTTCATGCCCCCGCGCCGACGGGCTCCTGCGGGGTCCCGAACAGATCTTCCGCCACTGAAGATTGTTCGAAAGATCATTCTCCTGCAAACTGCCTACTATGTCTCCGCTACAGCCTTGATCCTGTTCACGACTTTGGTTTACGGGACGGGGTTCTCGCTCGATTTCGTTTTCAGCTGGGATGCCTTAAGGGGGGACACAACAATAGGGTGGATGCTGGGGCTAGTATGGATGTTAAACAGTTTACTCGGGTATTGTATACGCCTTTCGCTCCTACAAATGCTTGGTTCGCTGACCAAATATGATTGACAGCGTGATCTTCCTACTGCTCCTCGTGTCCCGCTCAAAGCTCATCCCCGACTTCGCTATAACAATTcacttcctccatctcatcGCGACATCGTTCTACACCCGCTCAATACCCCGCAACTTGCTTTGGTGGTGTCTCCAATGTGCCAGCGCAGCTCTGATGACCTTTCTGGGTATCTGGGCCTGCCAGTGGCGTGAACTCAGACCTATCACGTTTGGAATAGCAGGCGGTAGAGGCACGGCACAATCGTCTTCTAGTGCATCCCAACCACAGACTGACGATGTTGAAAACGAACCGTTCTTGCCATCACGCGGACGCGGCCGAGGGCGACATCTGGGTGAGGGGAGTGGCGAGTACGAACTGACGGAGATGAAAGGTGAGCAGGCTGTATAATGCTCTTGTGGACTTGGACGACACTTTCGCCCCAAACGCTTCGTTTTATCCTTCATTTTTGGTGATCCGGATACGGCACTACGTTGCATCGTTACCACTATTATTGTGTATACCCTAGCTGGTTGGATTTGTATAGATGGCGTTGAAGTGGACGGTGCATTCCCATGCAATTCTTGCGGAAGAGGATACATTGCAGGAGACTGTAGCACCATCATGATATGTGCAGGCACATTTTGATTACGTTCTAATAAGATTGACTCTCTGGCCGTTCTTAGCGGGGATTTGGACTTGACCGGAGGCCAGGCAGTAGTGCAATGAACAGCATTACCAATCAGTTGTGTCTCGATTTCTCCACGAATCTTTCGGTTGGATAATAGTCGGCTGGAGATACGTACAGCTTCTTTGCGACAAATCATGAAGCTCTGCGCCTTCTACACGACAAGCAATTAGGCAACCTAAGTCAAGCGGGGTTTTCGGAGTTGAGCCGCGAAGTCCGGTTCAAGTTATGATTCGCTTTGTATAGATAAAGGATTGGCGATATATTGGTAGAGTTGTCTCAGCAAGATATATGTATATGAGGGGTTACCTAACACATTAGTTATTTTCGAGTATAAAAGCTACATAGCCGTGCTCATTGCTAAAATCCGATCTCTGTCTACTTTTTTACGTATCATCCAAGATGTCGACCACGACGATTACTGAATCTGCGAAGCAGACACTTGTCGTCACCCCAGATAAAATCACTCCTGCCGCGGCAGACGAGAAGTTCCAGGCCATCGCACGCGGCAATCGCGAAGGCACTCTCAAGCTCCAGGGCATCCCAACCTTCTCCGACCCCTACGAGCAGCGCAAATGGATGAAAGAACATATGGCGGCTGCGTTCCGCTTCTTCGGGAAGCAGGGCTATGGAGAGGGAGTGTCTGGTCATATCTCGATGAGAGGTAAGGAAAGTCTATACACAGACATGAGTCCACATTACTGACATCTCCGCAGACCCCGTTCTCAAAGACCATTTCTGGATGAACCCGTTCGCGAAGCATTTCTCGACCATCAAGGCTTCTGACCTGGTTCTGGTCGATAGCGAGGGCTACGTGACAGAGGGAGGGGCACAGCTTCCCATCAACGAGGCGGGGTTCATGATTCATTCTGAGATTCATAAGGCCCGTCCAGATGTGGTGGCTGCGGCGCATACGCATTCGATTCATGGAAAGACGTGGAGTGCGTTTGGGCGACCGGTTGAAATGCTTACTCAGGGTTTGTGTTATAGATATACCATGAAAGGTTGTGGTTGGAGAACGCTGACTCTTCCGGTAGACGCCTGTAACTTCTACGGAAAGCTGAGCGTATATGATGATCATGGTGGGATTGCACTAGCCCGGGAAGAGGGTGAGCAGATTGCAAAGGCTCTAGGCGAGAAGAATATCGCCTGTATTCTGCAGAACCATGGGTATGGGAATCTTCTTGTAACGCACCGCGCTTCAGCAAGAGCTGACTGTCTTTTAGTCTGCTGACGGTTGGCCACACCGTCGATGAAGCGGCGTTCCTGTTCTTCAGTTTGGATAATGCGTGTCGTTCGCAGTTGATGGCTGATGCCGCGGCTGCGAATGGAGTTCCTAAAAAGATTATCAACCATGAAGTGGCGCAGTATACAGCCGACGCCGTCCAGAACCCTGTATGTTTTCCCTGTTGATATCCAGGGTGCAAACTAACATGCCGCAGCATAACTTTTATACCGAGTTTCAGCCTGAGTTTGAGTTGATTGTGGAGGAGACCAATGGTCGTGTTCTTCAGTAATAGAGACGTGGCCCAATTCTTGCAAGGAGTCAGTTAGTCATCAATGTAGCAATCGTACCCTAGTATCAGGGTCTTGTCATAAGGTTCCCTTAATTTAAAAGTCGTCTACTATGGGGGTTGAGGTACTGTATCTTCTAGATGCCTTCACAAAGCCTTagggaaaggaaaatgcGAATGACTAACATACTCACGTGACTGACACATGGCTTCTGAGCACCAATGGCATCAGAAGTAATCAACAATTCAACTCGAGTGAAATAATTGATACTCGGCGCTTTTATTGCTCTTCTAGCATAATTCAGAAAGTTCTGAGATGCTTTCTCTAGGATGACCATGTTTGAACTTTCAGTGGCGGCATCAATTGAACAACACCTTTAGCAATTATCCATCCACCTCCTATCTGTCATTTCAACTCATTTCCTTGTTTGATACCCATTCTCCCAATTAGAAGTAATTCGGCTGCATATTCTGTGCACAAAATGGCAGACAGCGAACCTTCATACATAGATTATGAGGCCTTTTTGGACCCCGACTTCTCATCGGCATCATTTGCCAATTCCTTGGTCCTGGCAACCAACAATGCCACAGACACACCGTTGGACCTTTCCACGCCACTGTCACGGGTGCTATTTGACCTTCAAGAAATTGATACTCATATACACAATCTGACGAGCAAGTCAGCTATCCCTCTGCTTACGCACACGCGAGATCAGACCGTTGCTGCAGAGCGGATTCTCAAGGAGACGGAGGAGCAATTATCCTCTGTGACCAAAGGCTATGAACGCCTGGAGCAAGAAGTTTTACGAAAATGGGAGGCCGCAGATGAGGCTAGAGTGGCTGCAGAAAAGTCGTTGGCAACCGTGCGATTAGCGAGAGCGGTCGCGCGTTGTCTGGCTCTCGGCAGGCAGTTGGAGGGTCAGCTTTCTGAGGTAACTGGTCGAGGTGGCCCCGCGGCGACTGCAGGAGCACAAGAtcgctcttctgccaacCCTGGCAGAGAGGACTACCGGGCGCTGGAGCGAGCCGCATCTACCATTGTGAGTTTGCGACGGATGTTATCCGCTACAGCCGTGGGCGAGGAAGGCTACGGATTGGAACGTGTCAACGTCATCCGGACTTTGAGAGGTGAGCTGGTGATTCCGGCTGAGAATATGGTCAAGGCGCGCGCGCAACAGACTATCAATCGCTTCTCCATGTCGTCCATCGCGGCTGGCTCGCATTCTCAAACGGGGTACCGTCAAGCCCGGGACGCACGAGCCAGGCTGATTTCTGCCGTTACTGTCTTGTATATTCTATCTCCAGTCCCGAAGACGTTGACATCGCCAGTCAGTTTTCAGCCAGAGCTTCTACTTTCCGCATTACAAGGCTACATGCACACGGCCATCGCGGCGTCCGTCAACGCTCTTTCCCGATCACTATCCATGCTTCCGAGTCTGGAGCGGACGCTGTCTGAACTCTCGGGACGATGTCAGGATATTTTTGTACTAGAGGCAATCCTCAGCGGCCTTCGTCCGCCAACGCACCCACTTTTACCCGCTTCGGCTGCTAGCACAGGCGACAGCAATGGTACAGAGGTTCGAGCACAAGAAGTGGCCTTCAAGAACAACCTTCTCCAGCCACTGCTGAACGTTTTGGATACAACATCTCTCCCTTCGTACTTCTGGCGATCGTTGGCTTCGTCGTTGGCGCCGCGGGTTCAGGAAATCGTCAGTCGTGGCGGTGTTTCAGCTCGGACGCTCCGGTCAAATCGGGATAGACTCAGGAAGGATATTAGAGAATGTGTCCTGCGGGGCTCACAGCTCCCAGTCTCGACATTGGTGACAGATAAGCGGACAGGAACTGAGGCTGGGAACTGGGAGAGAGAAGCAGCGGTGATGGTCGGGTCTGTGGTGGGCGCTTTGGAGAGGTAGGCACGATCTACAGAGATTACATGGAAGCCATTGATATCATCCTTGTAAACTCAGCTTTGTCATTGCTAGCGCTCTTCAAATGGCCCCTCGGTTATGTAATAAGCGACGCCAAGCACCCCCAACGAGTCCTGCTGCTTTCAGGTACGTTGGGTACGCTCAAGCACAAGAGGCAGCAACTACGCCATTTATCAAAGAGCAACGTGATGGTGAAAGCTAGTACTAGCGGCTATACCATCGGTCCCTAACAGACCTAAGCTCTCAATCCCGCCAATAGTCGTTGTTGCTCAACCAACACTATAGCTATGAAAGGAAATTTTCAATATGAGGCTATAAAACTATAAAAGGCTCAAGCAATTTAGCTTGAGAAATGCTATACTATCGTTTTCTTCATATATCTGACAGTAACCTCCCCGGCCACATCCCATTTTCCTCGTACCACACTATTGATGAGGAGCTCTCAACACTTCAGCCTGGCATACTGCCTTCATCAACTCGACAAACGTTAACTACATCACATACTAATCCGCCAACTCTGCTCCCTGCGAGCAAGCACTCTATACCAGAAACGCCTGTAGCAAACGGCATGACAGAGAACGACTTCCAGATGAGGTACACAGTACACCGAGTAGTGTGGGGTTGTTACATCTTGACGGAGGATGGTTGGTGCAGCTAACGCGAGTTCTTCGGAGGGTGTTGCTACTGGTTGGGAGTGGCGGTTGAGGGAACTGTGTGGCCTATTACTGGAGCTAGCCATGGTGTTGTAACTTGTAGGTAGACTCCTGTCTTGCGCTGGACCAAAGCTGATTGTGGGATGTGCTTTAATAGGATAACATGCGTATTGGACCTCAGATGTTCAGTCCGGAAAAGGACCAGAAGTGATTTTTGCCGGAGGGGTAAGATGCAGTTAATGGCTTTCTACCTGCAGGAATCGGGTGTTCGAGATATCCACGTTGATTGATCGATTATTAACCGATTACTTCTAGCCAGCTACGTTGGAGTAACAAGGTTTAAGCAGGTACCTGTTGGTAGGTACTATCCTCCAATGTCTATATCTACAGCTATCGAACGGTACCCCGCTTCTGAAGTAGCACAATGTGCCCCGTGCAGAAACTCAACAGCTCTAAAAATTAATACATGCTTTATTATTTGCGGTCTTGGTTGTTCTTATCACTCCCAGTACTGACGATATTACCCTCGTGTGGATGCGCCGTGAAAATCCAGGAATCAGGATGAGGGGTAAGACCAGGTCACCGAAAACCCCGCCCTCCTGGCAAAGGCACAAGCCAACCAGCTGAGGTCATATCATCACTGATAGCCCCAGAGTCCAGTTTGCCTTCCTCCAACCACACCGTCCAACGAACAGACAGAAAGCATGCG contains the following coding sequences:
- a CDS encoding snoRNA-binding rRNA-processing protein UTP6, translating into MNLDALRRKRVKRLGIRSGGHSGQRRIFFILDRATRKFHGDLGLWIQYIEYARQQKAYKKLTTIFTDALRLHPTSVDLWIYAAQYNLDDHADMTMARTYMQRGLRFCKSSRKLWLHYAKLELIYIAKLVARQRILGLDQKIETTNPAEGSGFDDPNADMIALPKITGEDINPSAGDEDGVDHVALEKLNSTPALSGAVPLAVFDTAMKNFNNDDRFGHEFYDMVSEFEDLPCLRKILGHVVEVMSQHKPNSYHTHICNIKYPTAGIRPTSAEFPRALRGSLAHLKEHRQDPNVAKEVVSWLQPFQKIEDLDPALQKVIAATIHNAERVLQQE
- a CDS encoding peptidyl-tRNA hydrolase domain protein, with protein sequence MRARLLQFFSKAPAGPTITRTFASRRAAANNARDTNHTTAEPDEKDLTAAREWLNKFNSKTVTIPRDICEISFSRSGGPGGQNVNKVNSKATLKVPLQSLLPLVPRILHPHLRSSRYYADRTQMLVIQSEESRKQAANVESCYEKLHRLLKTTAEDVIPGETSEEQREKVQKLKKAENEARIKAKKLHSSKKSNRRGNKYDE
- a CDS encoding putative RNA-binding protein (Nab3), with amino-acid sequence MTPGSPDEALHFRGKTLTPESPRPLHVAEPTKIPVLQNQMDPVFNDTSTYFDTPLSDLENGSQMHHQNGHYAESENVTRYQALDHHHYQEYHQPPPSSTQTQGSFHTGSLQADDQSVDKKNETSLSAGTATAKPSLPSNQSAVADEDSSTAPAIAANSSLTVLPSSDPAAPLAHPNPDVPPSASSQAAQILPVANEVNHAVASWAAQSAPHDRLDYQAKPEDNTGEGGVDFQNLLDNLPPPSTAAPSPPLPSETAPSSADDVSEAPQGLPPRPPPQEKPSIHPNYHPTDDIRSYHQLHPHPASTSTTYPSQQSNYQSNLGLPSLAASGAPGTASGASSLPPPPGPSFQQPAPSTAESSQEPPATAASPNGRIEKPVGRVVKPGDEDVPWGPDVQKKYDQFLHDERVYVTEGLWDRFPAGSRLFVGNLPTERVTKRDLFHIFHQYGKLAQISIKQAYGFIQFVDASACKHALDCEQGAVVRGRKIRKLALRSLRIFGPGLTLPYADLEISKPQRNTRAGPPPPEPSRGAPPRRSRSPEYSRGGPPSSRNTRASGDRYDRPYESGRVPFSDFRDEPNHRRRDDYRPPPRSPSPRPFRGRDGYRSRDRTPERYDRRERRRSRSPYGRDRRYRTPSPRGRSAYDSDSDLPVPRRAPRDVPEVQILVLEEVDRNFIFHVENAFRNRGLRVDVLVLGPRIPLNAAVQRQIKEGVLAVVRLSRPNQFSRKIPLQVFDRSGGPDNVRFNEYPEVEPNIAAEIIFHAQAMQRGATSLPFQPNPAFAMPSLPTAPIPQAPLPAVPASSNVANVISSLDGPTLQSLLSALQQRQQQPVPAAQPFTAGNMPHTTADLASLLSGATRPPIPTNPQQHLPPQYSVPVTNAPVVPDPNLISLLTKGLGGQQQPQQQNLATVNPHVQNIMNQLSKWKQ
- the coa6 gene encoding cytochrome c oxidase subunit 6B family protein; protein product: MGWLPWSSDDSTKASDGGRIAPDRSSREKCWEGRDLFFSCLDKSNIIDSIKEDNKARRQCGKELAQFEGSCAKAWVKYFKEKRVMEYNRDKTIERIKKEDAAKVADLKAQGWTPR
- a CDS encoding protein SYS1; protein product: MPPRRRAPAGSRTDLPPLKIVRKIILLQTAYYVSATALILFTTLVYGTGFSLDFVFSWDALRGDTTIGWMLGLVWMLNSLLGVIFLLLLVSRSKLIPDFAITIHFLHLIATSFYTRSIPRNLLWWCLQCASAALMTFLGIWACQWRELRPITFGIAGGRGTAQSSSSASQPQTDDVENEPFLPSRGRGRGRHLGEGSGEYELTEMKGEQAV